One Salmo trutta chromosome 19, fSalTru1.1, whole genome shotgun sequence genomic window carries:
- the LOC115154616 gene encoding protocadherin gamma-A11 → MEYKGFSFTASNFFMALFLFLLRTSYGDVTYSVPEEMKRGSVIGNIAKDLGLDPKALYVRKARLEMDGSNTLYCDINLSTGDLIVAERMDREQLCGRRVSCVLKYEMVLENPLELHRVVLQIQDINDNSPQFANDRITFEIRESAVKGARFVVNQAHDADIGLNAVQSYTLQRNSHFGLAVHTNPGGVKYGELVLEKELDREKEQDVTLLLTAVDGGTPQRSGTVVIHVTVLDANDNIPVFSQNLFKVSLPENSPFGTVVVTVTATDADEGQNGDVMYEFGPISNELNDLFSLDPKTGDISIAGQVDFEKESIYELSIQAKDGSGLTSFANVVIEITDMNDNAPVIYIKSLSNPIPENVLPGTEVGIINVQDKDSEGNRQVRCSIQQNVPFKLNPSIKNYYSLVTTSELDREIISDYNITITATDEGTPPLSSSKTIHLSVSDVNDNPPVFEEQSYSSYVTENNKPGSSMCSVTARDPDWRQNGTVVYSLLPSEVNGVPVSSFLSINGDTGVIHAVRPFDYEQFRSFKVHVVARDNGSPPLNSTVTVSVFITDENDNSPQILYPAPAGNSLMTEMVPKAALAGSLVSKVIAVDADSGQNAWLSYQIVKSTDPGLFTIGLHSGEIRAQRDISESDSMKQNLVISVKDNGQPSLSTTCDVYLLISDNLAEVPELKDMAYEDSSKLTSYLIIALVSVSTFFLTFIILILAVRFCRSRKPRMLFDGAVAIPSAYFPPNYAEVDGAGTLRSSYNYDAYLTTGSRTSDFKFARSYNDSTLPVDKTLRKNLNEPFGENIITFNTVGECEVRFHRL, encoded by the coding sequence ATGGAATATAAGGGATTCTCGTTCACTGCCTCGAATTTCTTCATGGCTTTGTTTCTTTTCCTGCTGCGCACCAGCTACGGAGACGTTACCTATTCTGTTCCGGAGGAGATGAAACGCGGATCTGTGATCGGGAATATAGCCAAGGATCTTGGCCTGGATCCAAAAGCACTGTATGTTCGTAAAGCTCGCCTAGAAATGGATGGTAGCAACACACTCTATTGTGACATTAACCTGAGCACTGGCGACTTGATTGTTGCTGAGAGAATGGACAGGGAGCAGCTCTGTGGCAGAAGGGTTTCGTGTGTATTGAAATATGAAATGGTGCTCGAGAATCCTTTAGAATTACACCGCGTCGTTCTTCAGATACAAGATATTAATGACAATTCACCACAATTCGCGAACGATCGCATTACGTTTGAGATCAGAGAGTCAGCCGTTAAAGGCGCTCGATTTGTGGTTAATCAGGCTCATGATGCAGATATAGGACTGAACGCCGTTCAAAGCTACACACTACAAAGGAACAGCCATTTTGGTTTGGCTGTGCATACCAATCCTGGTGGGGTAAAATATGGCGAGTTAGTATTAGAGAAAGAACTGGATCGAGAAAAAGAGCAGGATGTGACATTACTACTTACTGCGGTTGACGGTGGGACTCCACAGAGATCTGGTACTGTAGTTATACACGTCACTGTGTTGGATGCTAACGACAACATTCCAGTGTTTAGCCAGAACCTTTTTAAGGTCAGTTTGCCCGAAAATTCTCCCTTTGGcactgtagtagttactgtaACCGCCACAGATGCTGACGAGGGACAAAATGGGGACGTGATGTATGAATTTGGCCCTATCTCTAATGAATTGAATGACTTGTTTTCTCTTGACCCTAAAACTGGAGACATCAGCATAGCAGGACAGGTGGATTTCGAAAAAGAGTCGATTTATGAATTGAGTATCCAAGCCAAAGACGGCTCAGGTTTGACATCGTTTGCCAACGTGGTCATCGAAATTACAGATATGAATGACAATGCACCAGTAATATATATCAAATCACTTAGCAATCCAATTCCCGAGAATGTTTTACCTGGTACAGAGGTGGGCATCATTAATGTACAGGATAAAGACTCGGAGGGAAATAGACAGGTCCGCTGCTCCATTCAACAAAATGTTCCTTTCAAATTAAACCCCTCAATCAAAAACTACTATTCTCTGGTAACAACTAGTGAACTAGACCGAGAGATAATATCAGATTATAACATAACTATCACTGCCACTGACGAAGGGACTCCACCTTTATCCTCCTCAAAGACTATACATTTATCTGTATCAGACGTGAATGACAACCCTCCTGTGTTTGAAGAACAATCCTACAGTTCCTATGTGACTGAAAACAACAAGCCTGGCTCCTCTATGTGTTCTGTTACTGCCAGAGACCCAGACTGGAGACAGAACGGCACGGTGGTCTATTCTCTATTGCCCAGTGAGGTCAACGGTGTTCCGGTGTCCTCATTTCTATCCATTAACGGAGACACGGGGGTGATCCACGCTGTGAGACCATTTGATTATGAACAGTTTAGGAGCTTCAAAGTCCACGTTGTAGCCAGAGACAATGGTTCTCCTCCACTCAACAGTACCGTGACAGTGAGTGTCTTCATAACAGATGAGAATGATAACTCTCCCCAGATATTATACCCTGCTCCAGCAGGGAACTCCTTGATGACTGAGATGGTCCCCAAAGCTGCTCTGGCGGGGTCCCTGGTTTCCAAGGTGATAGCTGTGGATGCTGACTCTGGACAGAACGCGTGGCTTTCATATCAGATCGTGAAATCGACTGATCCGGGACTTTTCACTATTGGTCTCCACAGTGGAGAGATCAGGGCACAGCGGGACATTTCTGAATCTGACAGTATGAAGCAGAACCTTGTTATATCAGTGAAAGATAACggacagccctctctctctacaacctGTGATGTGTATTTACTCATATCAGATAACTTGGCTGAAGTTCCAGAACTGAAAGACATGGCTTATGAAGATAGTTCAAAACTAACTTCCTATTTGATCATCGCACTGGTCTCTGTCTCCACCTTTTTCCTGACTTTCATTATTCTCATCCTGGCCGTGAGGTTCTGCCGCAGTAGAAAGCCTAGAATGTTGTTTGATGGAGCAGTCGCCATTCCCAGCGCGTATTTCCCTCCCAACTATGCAGAGGTGGATGGAGCTGGAACTCTGCGCAGTTCTTACAATTATGACGCATACCTGACAACGGGCTCACGCACCAGTGACTTCAAGTTTGCCAGATCTTACAATGACAGCACACTGCCTGTTGACAAGACACTGAGGAAGAACCTAAATGAACCTTTTGGAGAAAACATTATCACGTTCAACACCGTGGGGGAGTGTGAGGTGAGATTTCATAGGTTGTGA
- the LOC115155037 gene encoding protocadherin beta-16-like: MMMDARFSVSAFVLSSVFFLVLPRITYGDMSYSAPEEAKRGFIIGNIAKDLGLDAKRLSDRKARLDMDDISQRYCDIDLAAGNLIVTDRIDREELCGSKVTCALKYELVLENPLELHRITVQILDVNDNSPRFPNERMNLEIAESADKGERFPLDEAHDSDIGLNTVQSYTLDRNEHFVLAVHTNRDGGKYSELVLEKELDREKQEEVTLLLTAVDGGTPQRSGTVAIHVTVLDANDNKPVFSQDVYRVSLTENSPLDYIVVTVSATDADKGANGEVTYDFSSISDKASTVFSIDKGTGVIRVVGPVDFEERKDYEMRVQAKDGSGLASNTKVIIDITDINDNAPLIFIKSLSNPIPENVLPGTEVGIINVQDKDSEGNRQVRCSIQQNVPFKLNPSIKNYFSLITTGELDREIISDFNITITATDEGSPPLSSSKTIHLSVSDVNDNPPVFEEQSYGSYVTENNKPGSSMCSVTARDPDWRQNGTVVYSLLPSDVNGVPVSSFLSINGDTGVIHAVRAFDYEQFRSFKVHVVARDNGSPPLSSNVTVRVFITDENDNSPQILYPAPAGNSLMTEMVPKAALAGSLVSKVIAVDADSGQNAWLSYQIVKSTDPGLFTIGLHSGEIRAQRDISESDSMKQNLVISVKDNGQPSLSTTCDVYLLISDNLAEVPELKDMAYEDSSKLTSYLIIALVSVSTFFLTFIILILAVRFCRSRKPRMLFDGAVAIPSAYFPPNYAEVDGAGTLRSSYNYDAYLTTGSHTSDFKFARSYNDSTLPADQTLTRCPDTLLERSIITLNTAGDSEVTHAFILHFMRMVCPTWL; the protein is encoded by the coding sequence ATGATGATGGATGCAAGATTCTCGGTCTCTGCCTTCGTTCTCTCCTCGGTTTTCTTTCTTGTTCTCCCTCGTATCACGTATGGAGACATGAGCTACTCTGCTCCCGAGGAAGCGAAGCGTGGATTTATCATTGGGAATATAGCCAAGGATCTCGGGCTGGATGCGAAGAGATTATCTGATCGCAAAGCTCGGTTGGACATGGATGACATCAGTCAACGTTATTGTGACATCGACCTCGCGGCTGGCAACCTTATTGTGACGGATAGAATAGATAGAGAGGAGCTGTGTGGTTCGAAGGTTACTTGTGCATTAAAATATGAGCTTGTGCTTGAAAACCCTCTGGAGCTGCATCGTATTACTGTGCAAATTCTAGACGTAAATGACAATTCACCTCGTTTCCCCAATGAACGCATGAATCTAGAAATTGCAGAATCGGCTGACAAAGGGGAGCGTTTTCCCTTAGACGAAGCCCATGATTCGGACATAGGATTAAACACGGTGCAAAGCTATACGCTCGACAGGAATGAACATTTTGTTTTGGCCGTTCATACAAATAGAGATGGTGGGAAATACAGTGAGTTGGTGTTAGAAAAAGAGCTGGATCGAGAAAAGCAAGAGGAGGTGACGTTGTTACTTACTGCTGTTGATGGTGGGACTCCACAGCGATCTGGTACTGTAGCTATACACGTCACTGTGCTGGATGCTAACGATAATAAACCAGTGTTTAGCCAGGACGTTTATAGAGTCAGTCTGACAGAAAATTCCCCTCTAGATTATATAGTGGTAACTGTCAGCGCCACTGACGCAGATAAGGGTGCAAATGGGGAAGTGACGTATGACTTCAGCAGTATATCTGATAAAGCATCGACAGTGTTTTCTATAGACAAAGGGACTGGTGTAATCAGAGTCGTCGGACCTGTGGACTTTGAAGAGAGGAAAGATTATGAAATGCGCGTCCAAGCCAAAGATGGGTCAGGTTTAGCTTCCAACACAAAAGTAATCATAGATATTACCGATATAAATGACAATGCACCATTAATATTCATCAAATCACTTAGCAATCCCATCCCTGAGAACGTGTTACCTGGCACAGAGGTTGGCATCATTAATGTACAGGATAAAGACTCGGAGGGAAATAGACAAGTCCGCTGCTCCATTCAACAAAATGTTCCATTCAAATTAAACCCGTCTATCAAAAACTACTTttctctgataacaacaggtgaACTAGACCGTGAGATAATATCAGATTTTAACATAACTATCACTGCCACTGACGAGGGGTCTCCACCTTTATCCTCCTCAAAGACTATTCATTTATCTGTATCAGACGTGAATGACAACCCTCCTGTGTTTGAAGAACAATCCTACGGTTCCTATGTGACTGAAAACAACAAGCCTGGCTCCTCTATGTGTTCTGTTACTGCCAGAGACCCAGACTGGAGACAGAACGGCACGGTGGTCTATTCTCTATTGCCCAGTGATGTCAACGGTGTTCCGGTGTCCTCATTTCTATCCATTAACGGAGACACGGGGGTGATCCATGCTGTGAGAGCATTTGATTATGAGCAGTTTAGGAGCTTCAAAGTCCACGTTGTAGCCAGAGACAATGGTTCTCCTCCACTCAGCAGTAACGTGACAGTGAGAGTCTTCATAACAGATGAGAATGATAACTCTCCCCAGATATTATACCCTGCTCCAGCAGGGAACTCCTTGATGACTGAGATGGTCCCCAAAGCTGCTCTGGCGGGGTCCCTGGTTTCCAAGGTGATAGCTGTGGATGCTGACTCTGGACAAAACGCGTGGCTTTCCTATCAGATCGTGAAATCGACTGATCCGGGACTTTTCACTATTGGTCTCCACAGTGGAGAGATCAGGGCACAGCGGGACATTTCTGAATCTGACAGTATGAAGCAGAACCTTGTTATATCAGTGAAAGATAACggacagccctctctctctacaacctGTGATGTGTATTTACTCATATCAGATAACTTGGCTGAAGTTCCAGAACTGAAAGACATGGCTTATGAAGATAGTTCCAAACTAACTTCCTATTTGATCATCGCACTGGTCTCTGTCTCCACCTTTTTCCTGACTTTCATTATTCTCATCCTGGCCGTGAGGTTCTGCCGCAGTAGAAAGCCTAGAATGTTGTTTGATGGAGCAGTCGCCATTCCCAGCGCGTATTTCCCTCCCAACTATGCAGAGGTGGATGGAGCTGGAACTCTGCGCAGTTCTTACAATTATGACGCATACCTGACAACGGGCTCACACACCAGTGACTTTAAGTTTGCCAGATCTTACAATGACAGCACGCTGCCTGCTGACCAGACACTAACAAGATGTCCAGATACATTACTAGAACGGAGTATCATCACGCTCAACACTGCAGGAGACTCTGAGGTAACCCATGCCTTTATTTTGCATTTTATGAGGATGGTTTGTCCTACGTGGCTTTGA